Proteins encoded by one window of Micromonospora coxensis:
- a CDS encoding flavin monoamine oxidase family protein, with protein sequence MRVVVVGAGFSGLAAASVLAGAGAQVAVLEARDRVGGRVLTRRLADGTALDLGAQWIGPTQDRMAALVAEHALTTFPSASVGAATVLWDGRRRDAPPDSAHRLVALLDADAAEVDPAAPWRAARAAEWDRTTLGGWLAEVAADPVSARYVGRLLAGGLLAADPAEVSLLQLLFYLRSGGGSGLLLAMAGGAQQDRIVGGPAALAERMAAALPPGSVVTGTPVRAIGHDDAGVVAYTDGGLHRADAAVVALAPALAGRIGYDPPLPALRDGLTQRMPMGAALKVHAVYPEPFWRADGLSGVSTAAEGPVTETVDNGVPGSSRGVLTAFAYGGEARELRRMSPQRRRAALVDALVAIVGPAAARPDEVVEYDWSADEWTRGCFCGALTPGSWAGYGPELRRPTGRVHWAGTETATRWAGYLEGAVLAGERAAAEVLAAHA encoded by the coding sequence GTGCGGGTCGTGGTGGTGGGCGCGGGGTTCTCCGGGCTGGCCGCCGCGTCCGTGTTGGCCGGGGCCGGCGCGCAGGTGGCGGTGCTGGAGGCCCGGGACCGGGTGGGCGGCCGGGTGCTCACCCGCCGGCTGGCCGACGGCACCGCGCTGGACCTGGGCGCGCAGTGGATCGGCCCGACCCAGGACCGGATGGCGGCGCTGGTGGCCGAGCACGCGCTGACGACCTTCCCGTCGGCGTCCGTCGGTGCGGCCACGGTGCTCTGGGACGGCCGGCGGCGGGACGCGCCGCCGGACTCGGCGCACCGGCTGGTCGCCCTGCTGGACGCGGACGCCGCCGAGGTGGATCCGGCGGCGCCGTGGCGGGCCGCGCGGGCGGCCGAGTGGGACCGTACGACGCTGGGTGGCTGGCTGGCCGAGGTGGCGGCGGACCCGGTGTCGGCCCGGTACGTCGGACGCCTGCTCGCCGGCGGCCTGCTCGCCGCCGACCCGGCGGAGGTGTCGCTGTTGCAGCTGCTGTTCTACCTGCGCAGCGGGGGTGGCAGTGGGTTGCTGCTGGCGATGGCGGGTGGGGCGCAGCAGGACCGGATCGTCGGTGGGCCGGCGGCGCTGGCGGAGCGGATGGCCGCCGCGCTGCCGCCGGGGAGCGTCGTCACGGGCACGCCGGTGCGCGCGATCGGCCACGACGACGCCGGTGTGGTGGCGTACACCGACGGAGGCCTGCACCGGGCGGACGCGGCGGTGGTCGCGCTGGCCCCGGCGTTGGCCGGCCGGATCGGGTACGACCCGCCGTTGCCCGCGCTGCGCGACGGGCTGACCCAGCGGATGCCGATGGGTGCGGCGCTGAAGGTGCACGCGGTCTACCCGGAGCCGTTCTGGCGGGCCGACGGTCTCTCCGGGGTGTCGACCGCCGCCGAGGGGCCGGTGACCGAGACGGTGGACAACGGCGTGCCGGGCTCGTCGCGCGGGGTGCTGACCGCGTTCGCGTACGGCGGTGAGGCCCGCGAGTTGCGGCGGATGTCGCCGCAGCGACGGCGGGCGGCGCTGGTGGACGCGCTGGTGGCGATCGTCGGCCCGGCCGCCGCGCGCCCCGACGAGGTCGTCGAGTACGACTGGTCGGCCGACGAGTGGACCCGGGGCTGCTTCTGCGGCGCGCTGACCCCCGGCTCGTGGGCCGGGTACGGCCCGGAGCTGCGTCGCCCGACCGGCCGGGTGCACTGGGCGGGCACCGAGACGGCGACGCGGTGGGCCGGTTACCTGGAGGGCGCGGTGCTGGCCGGCGAGCGGGCGGCGGCCGAGGTGCTGGCCGCACACGCCTGA
- a CDS encoding lysozyme — MNRLRASAAALLATVMVLAGVAALRPTSADAAPAGLPGLDVSSYQGNVNWSAAWSNGARFAYVKATEGTTYTNPYFAQQYNGSYTVGMIRGAYHLALPDRSSGATQANWFVDHGGGWSRDGRTLPGALDIEYNPYGATCYGLSQSGMRSWITSFVNQYRARTGRWATIYTTTDWWSTCTGNYGGFAATNPLWIARYAGAVGTLPAGWPTYSFWQWSSSGVLPGGQNVWNGSLDRLKVLACDGPC; from the coding sequence ATGAACCGTCTGCGCGCGAGCGCGGCGGCCCTGCTGGCGACCGTCATGGTGCTCGCCGGCGTCGCCGCCCTCCGCCCCACCTCCGCCGACGCCGCCCCGGCCGGGCTGCCCGGCCTGGACGTCTCCAGCTACCAGGGCAACGTCAACTGGTCGGCCGCCTGGAGCAACGGCGCCCGCTTCGCGTACGTCAAGGCGACCGAGGGCACCACCTACACCAATCCGTACTTCGCCCAGCAGTACAACGGCTCCTACACCGTCGGGATGATCCGGGGCGCGTACCACCTCGCGCTGCCCGACCGGTCCAGCGGCGCCACCCAGGCCAACTGGTTCGTCGACCACGGCGGTGGCTGGTCGCGGGACGGCCGGACGCTGCCCGGGGCGCTCGACATCGAGTACAACCCGTACGGCGCGACCTGCTACGGGCTGAGCCAGAGCGGCATGCGCAGCTGGATCACCTCCTTCGTCAACCAGTACCGCGCCCGCACCGGCCGCTGGGCGACGATCTACACGACCACCGACTGGTGGAGCACCTGCACCGGCAACTACGGCGGGTTCGCCGCCACCAACCCGCTCTGGATCGCCCGGTACGCCGGCGCCGTCGGCACGCTGCCGGCGGGCTGGCCGACGTACTCCTTCTGGCAGTGGTCGTCCTCGGGAGTGCTGCCGGGCGGCCAGAACGTCTGGAACGGCTCGCTCGACCGGCTCAAGGTGCTCGCCTGCGACGGACCCTGCTGA
- a CDS encoding peptidoglycan recognition protein family protein — protein sequence MSVPVSRRTALRGAVLLGAAAGVSGLAQLGGDRGVRAAATRVDQPIIANCATWGARPPASRVSVVQSRPNKIIVHHTAFPNSTDYSLAHAYANSRDIQDLHMDTNGWLDSGQHFTNSRGGHLTEGRHGSLYALLHGQTMVQGAHCVGQNSQAIGIENEGIYLDVQPPQALWDSLVRFCAFTCQQYAIPASEIYGHKDFNATQCPGLLHGRLPELRAAVAARLG from the coding sequence ATGTCCGTACCCGTCTCCCGCCGCACCGCGCTGCGCGGCGCGGTCCTGCTCGGCGCCGCCGCCGGCGTCTCCGGGCTGGCCCAGCTCGGCGGCGACCGGGGCGTACGCGCCGCCGCCACCCGCGTCGACCAGCCGATCATCGCCAACTGCGCCACCTGGGGCGCCCGGCCGCCGGCCTCCCGGGTCAGCGTGGTGCAGAGCCGCCCCAACAAGATCATCGTGCATCACACGGCGTTCCCGAACTCGACCGACTACAGCCTGGCCCACGCGTACGCGAACTCCCGCGACATCCAGGACCTGCACATGGACACCAACGGCTGGCTCGACTCCGGGCAGCACTTCACCAACAGCCGCGGCGGCCACCTCACCGAGGGCCGGCACGGCAGCCTGTACGCGTTGCTGCACGGGCAGACCATGGTGCAGGGGGCGCACTGCGTCGGGCAGAACAGCCAGGCGATCGGCATCGAGAACGAGGGCATCTACCTGGACGTGCAGCCGCCCCAGGCGCTCTGGGACAGCCTGGTCCGGTTCTGCGCCTTCACCTGCCAGCAGTACGCCATCCCGGCCAGCGAGATCTACGGCCACAAGGACTTCAACGCCACCCAGTGTCCGGGGCTGCTGCACGGCCGGCTGCCCGAGCTGCGCGCCGCCGTCGCCGCCCGCCTCGGCTAA
- a CDS encoding ArsR/SmtB family transcription factor: MHAFDVLGDPVRRRILELLAQGERSAGEVCAAIQEEFGISQPAVSQHLRVLRDNGFATVRPQGTRRLYAVDPRPLREVDEWLAGFRGFWGPKLDALGTELARGRRERRMRQEQQTDEEERPR; this comes from the coding sequence GTGCACGCCTTCGACGTCCTCGGCGACCCGGTACGCCGCCGCATCCTGGAGCTGCTGGCCCAGGGTGAGCGGAGCGCCGGTGAGGTCTGCGCGGCGATCCAGGAGGAGTTCGGCATCTCCCAGCCCGCCGTCTCGCAGCACCTGCGGGTGCTGCGGGACAACGGCTTCGCCACGGTGCGCCCGCAGGGCACCCGCCGCCTCTACGCGGTGGACCCGCGACCGCTGCGGGAGGTCGACGAGTGGCTGGCCGGCTTCCGTGGGTTCTGGGGCCCGAAGCTCGACGCCCTGGGCACCGAACTGGCCCGCGGCCGGCGCGAACGGCGGATGCGCCAGGAGCAACAGACCGACGAGGAAGAGAGACCACGATGA
- a CDS encoding SRPBCC family protein yields MSDVTHQIAAVRRTVGTRTLEAGEARVLTISQTYDAPLEDVWDACTSAERIPRWFLPITGELRLHGRYQFEGNAGGVIQRCDPPKSFSATWEYGDEVSWIEVRLTPEGDGRTRFELEHVAHVDDERWLQFGPGAVGIGWDSGLLGLASHLAADGSGITPDQAAAWMASEEGRQFFTLSGERWCEADIAGGTDPEAARAAAARTIAAYTGAPA; encoded by the coding sequence ATGAGCGACGTCACCCACCAGATCGCCGCCGTACGACGCACCGTCGGCACCCGGACGCTGGAGGCCGGCGAGGCCCGCGTGCTGACCATCAGCCAGACGTACGACGCGCCGCTGGAGGACGTCTGGGACGCCTGCACCAGCGCCGAACGGATCCCCCGCTGGTTCCTGCCCATCACCGGCGAGCTGCGGTTGCACGGCCGCTACCAGTTCGAGGGCAACGCCGGCGGCGTGATCCAGCGCTGCGACCCGCCCAAGAGCTTCTCGGCCACCTGGGAGTACGGCGACGAGGTCTCCTGGATCGAGGTCCGGCTCACCCCCGAGGGCGACGGGCGCACCCGGTTCGAACTGGAGCACGTCGCCCACGTCGACGACGAGCGCTGGCTGCAGTTCGGCCCGGGCGCGGTCGGTATCGGCTGGGACTCCGGCCTGCTCGGCCTCGCCTCCCACCTGGCCGCCGACGGCAGCGGGATCACTCCCGACCAGGCCGCCGCCTGGATGGCCTCCGAGGAGGGACGACAGTTCTTCACGCTCTCCGGCGAGCGCTGGTGCGAGGCCGACATCGCCGGCGGCACCGACCCGGAGGCCGCGCGGGCAGCCGCCGCGCGCACCATCGCCGCCTACACCGGCGCGCCGGCCTGA
- a CDS encoding ADP-ribosylation/crystallin J1, giving the protein MDATMTLWRPTGPQELALVEASGWTAWPPRLPDQPIFYPVLSEAYAVMIARDWNVPASGVGFVTRFEVDREFAARYPVRQVGGRDILELWVPAEELAEFNRHIVGRIEVVHTFGAGADGG; this is encoded by the coding sequence ATGGACGCGACGATGACGCTGTGGCGGCCGACCGGTCCGCAGGAGTTGGCGCTGGTCGAGGCGTCGGGCTGGACGGCGTGGCCGCCGCGCCTGCCCGACCAGCCGATCTTCTACCCGGTGCTCTCCGAGGCGTACGCCGTCATGATCGCCCGGGACTGGAACGTGCCCGCCTCCGGCGTCGGCTTCGTCACCCGGTTCGAGGTGGACCGGGAGTTCGCCGCCCGGTACCCGGTCCGGCAGGTCGGCGGCCGGGACATCCTGGAGCTGTGGGTGCCGGCCGAGGAGTTGGCCGAGTTCAACCGGCACATCGTCGGCCGGATCGAGGTGGTGCACACCTTCGGCGCCGGAGCCGACGGCGGCTGA
- a CDS encoding NADAR family protein — protein MSSPRTAEDLAALAREGRRLTYLCFWGHRPRPDGTVGAGCLSQWWPAAFEVDGRRFATAEHWMMWHKAVLFGDGETGERILAAGHPHRAKALGRQVRGFDEAVWRSRRYDIVVAGSLAKFGQHDDLRAYLLGSGDRVLVEASPVDRVWGVGLSADDPRAEDPSRWRGLNLLGFALMEARETLRAA, from the coding sequence ATGTCGTCACCGCGTACCGCCGAGGACCTCGCCGCGCTCGCCCGCGAGGGCCGGCGGCTGACGTACCTCTGCTTCTGGGGGCACCGGCCACGGCCGGACGGCACGGTCGGCGCCGGTTGCCTGAGCCAGTGGTGGCCGGCGGCGTTCGAGGTGGACGGTCGGCGCTTCGCCACGGCCGAGCACTGGATGATGTGGCACAAGGCGGTGCTCTTCGGCGACGGGGAGACCGGTGAGCGGATCCTCGCCGCCGGGCACCCGCACCGGGCCAAGGCGCTCGGCCGTCAGGTGCGCGGCTTCGACGAGGCCGTCTGGCGGTCCCGGCGCTACGACATCGTGGTCGCCGGCAGCCTCGCCAAGTTCGGCCAGCACGACGACCTGCGGGCGTACCTGCTGGGCAGCGGTGACCGGGTGCTGGTCGAGGCGAGCCCGGTCGACCGGGTGTGGGGCGTCGGCCTGTCCGCCGACGACCCGCGCGCCGAGGACCCGAGCCGCTGGCGAGGGCTGAACCTGCTCGGGTTCGCGCTGATGGAGGCGCGGGAGACGCTGCGGGCGGCGTGA